The proteins below are encoded in one region of Candidatus Neomarinimicrobiota bacterium:
- a CDS encoding metallophosphoesterase family protein: MPNGDGKATTFAIITDIHGNIHALDEAVRLIEDHSDIDRIICLGDNFSLGSAPAEVLEKLQTLPDPIFIRGNHDRYLVERIWEYERPTIEGMDPDDPVCIDIVANEKWTADQLGSEGKDFIRNMKMSHFVNINGVYAEFTHAWFGRDDSPPSLDEAKKWRDHEQSKHKEAKTFVFTHGHTHIPRHDHFGNLRVFCPGSTGLPFDEDKRGVVAFLKLENGLAYWEVNRFEYDYEAAIEHMNKIQPPFYRNLHSTLKYASIRNDLVE, from the coding sequence ATGCCTAATGGCGATGGAAAAGCTACCACATTCGCTATAATCACTGATATTCATGGCAATATTCATGCCCTTGATGAGGCAGTTCGGCTGATTGAGGATCATTCAGATATTGATAGGATTATTTGTTTGGGGGACAATTTCTCACTTGGCTCTGCACCGGCAGAAGTCCTTGAAAAGCTCCAGACCCTCCCCGATCCCATATTTATTCGAGGGAATCATGATCGCTACCTGGTAGAGCGAATCTGGGAATACGAACGACCCACCATAGAGGGTATGGATCCAGATGATCCCGTCTGTATTGACATTGTGGCGAATGAAAAATGGACAGCTGATCAATTAGGCTCTGAGGGAAAAGATTTTATCCGCAACATGAAAATGTCCCATTTTGTGAATATTAATGGCGTGTATGCGGAATTCACCCATGCCTGGTTTGGTCGTGATGATTCACCACCCAGCCTGGATGAGGCCAAAAAGTGGCGTGATCACGAGCAATCAAAACACAAAGAGGCTAAAACTTTTGTGTTCACTCACGGACACACCCACATCCCCCGCCATGACCATTTCGGCAATTTGCGGGTATTCTGTCCTGGTTCAACAGGTCTACCTTTTGATGAGGACAAACGTGGTGTGGTAGCATTTCTTAAATTAGAAAATGGCTTAGCATATTGGGAAGTCAATCGCTTCGAATACGATTATGAAGCAGCCATTGAGCACATGAACAAGATACAACCCCCTTTCTATAGGAATCTTCACTCAACCCTGAAGTATGCCAGTATTAGAAACGACCTGGTAGAATAA
- a CDS encoding tetratricopeptide repeat protein — MKQSRNLMIWVVGLLLLTILGCDSTDMTSAKVYLQQKNYEKAEEMLLAATDKEPMNSEPSYLLATEIYSRTKDWGKVSEFLTKSASIDVKFADKIKLAREKYWVDNFNYGAKGYNALIKGEAKDEAELYTSTEKAFLDCILLNPEKPEAYSTLAQVYLFKEEFEKGKEYMVLSVDKNPKDITSLVNLGLVYFREKDYDNALVFMKRALEVDPSNLNAIKQIAFVYDARGEKEKAAAAYLNAIEMDPNSTDLHYNLGVLYFQQEKWQDAADEFIKVAEINPTEVDGLFNAGLAFGRLKNFKDAEKYLVLAYELTPESLDVVHELKMTLYQLYGTNDKRFKEMDKIEKSLK; from the coding sequence ATGAAACAATCAAGAAACCTAATGATCTGGGTTGTGGGGCTCTTGCTGCTGACGATTCTGGGATGTGATTCCACAGATATGACCTCAGCCAAAGTTTACCTGCAACAAAAAAACTATGAAAAAGCAGAAGAAATGCTGCTGGCTGCTACTGACAAAGAGCCAATGAATTCAGAACCCTCATACTTGCTGGCTACGGAGATTTATTCTCGTACCAAAGATTGGGGCAAAGTCTCTGAATTCCTGACCAAGTCAGCCTCAATCGATGTCAAATTTGCTGATAAGATCAAATTAGCCCGTGAAAAATACTGGGTTGACAATTTCAACTATGGTGCCAAAGGCTATAATGCCCTCATCAAAGGTGAGGCCAAAGATGAAGCTGAACTTTATACCTCCACCGAAAAAGCTTTTCTGGATTGTATTCTATTGAACCCAGAAAAACCCGAAGCATATAGCACACTTGCTCAAGTCTATCTCTTTAAAGAAGAGTTTGAAAAAGGCAAGGAGTACATGGTTCTTTCAGTAGATAAGAATCCTAAGGACATTACTTCTTTGGTTAACCTGGGTCTGGTTTATTTCCGTGAAAAAGATTATGATAATGCTCTGGTATTTATGAAGCGTGCCCTTGAGGTAGATCCTTCAAACCTGAATGCCATCAAGCAAATCGCCTTTGTTTATGATGCCCGGGGTGAGAAAGAAAAAGCCGCAGCAGCTTATCTGAACGCCATTGAAATGGATCCAAACAGTACTGATCTTCATTACAATCTTGGTGTTCTTTATTTCCAGCAGGAAAAATGGCAAGATGCTGCAGATGAATTCATCAAAGTTGCTGAAATTAACCCCACAGAGGTTGACGGATTATTCAATGCTGGTCTTGCATTTGGTCGTCTGAAAAACTTCAAGGACGCTGAGAAGTATCTTGTCCTAGCATATGAGCTGACACCAGAAAGTCTGGATGTGGTTCATGAGCTGAAAATGACCCTATACCAATTGTATGGTACCAATGACAAGAGATTCAAAGAAATGGATAAGATCGAGAAAAGTCTTAAATAG